One window from the genome of Aquabacterium sp. A3 encodes:
- the queF gene encoding preQ(1) synthase, producing MAPSVPSRHLDVFPNPAPERDYVIQFQVPEFTCFCPLTKQPDFAHFTIDCIADKLCVELKSLKMYMWSYRNEGAFHEKVTNDILSDIVKAIQPRYLRITAKWYVRGGIYTNVVVEHRKKGWKPAPKVDLPQHQAETGLLG from the coding sequence GTGGCGCCCTCGGTGCCTTCGCGTCACCTGGATGTGTTCCCCAACCCCGCGCCCGAGCGCGACTACGTGATCCAGTTCCAGGTGCCCGAGTTCACCTGCTTTTGTCCGCTGACCAAGCAGCCTGACTTCGCGCACTTCACCATCGACTGCATCGCCGACAAGCTCTGCGTCGAGCTCAAGAGCCTCAAGATGTACATGTGGAGCTACCGCAACGAGGGTGCCTTCCACGAAAAAGTCACCAACGACATCCTGAGCGACATCGTCAAGGCCATCCAGCCGCGGTACCTGCGCATCACGGCCAAGTGGTATGTGCGTGGCGGCATCTACACCAACGTGGTGGTCGAGCACCGCAAAAAGGGCTGGAAGCCGGCACCGAAAGTGGATCTGCCCCAACACCAGGCTGAAACAGGTTTGCTGGGCTGA
- a CDS encoding energy-coupling factor ABC transporter permease: MTLLNWLETIVMGGILGTALLFRPWLPLRHGPLQSPWLAALAILPLAWWTQHLLPSGFGLHLSGACLAVLMFGWPLAMWTMALVALVADTVAIGSLPAWTSWVSHTVWMGLLPGTLGLGLGLMIRRWLPHHLFVYILGRGFISTALAVSLMGVLAWWLGRQPDTLSTEEWLLGHWLLGWGEAISTGMLTSIFVAFKPEWLLTYSDARYLPPPERPSPH; this comes from the coding sequence ATGACCTTGCTGAACTGGCTGGAGACCATCGTGATGGGCGGGATCTTGGGCACGGCGTTGTTGTTTCGGCCATGGTTGCCCTTGCGTCACGGCCCCCTGCAAAGCCCGTGGCTGGCCGCCCTGGCCATCCTGCCCCTGGCATGGTGGACGCAACACCTCTTGCCCAGTGGGTTTGGGCTGCACCTGTCGGGTGCCTGCCTCGCCGTGCTCATGTTCGGATGGCCGCTGGCCATGTGGACGATGGCCCTGGTCGCCCTGGTGGCCGACACGGTGGCCATCGGCAGCCTGCCAGCGTGGACTTCATGGGTGAGCCACACCGTCTGGATGGGACTGCTGCCAGGCACGCTGGGCCTGGGGCTGGGTTTGATGATTCGCCGATGGCTGCCTCACCACCTGTTTGTCTACATCCTGGGGCGGGGCTTCATCAGCACAGCCCTGGCGGTCAGTCTCATGGGCGTGCTGGCGTGGTGGCTGGGACGCCAGCCTGACACCTTGTCCACGGAAGAGTGGCTGCTTGGGCACTGGCTGCTGGGTTGGGGCGAGGCCATCAGCACCGGCATGCTCACGTCCATTTTTGTGGCGTTCAAGCCTGAATGGCTCCTGACCTACTCGGACGCGCGGTACCTCCCGCCGCCAGAGCGGCCCTCGCCCCACTGA
- a CDS encoding GGDEF domain-containing protein, translated as MQTPDWLVPLSDLILGRPPRVRRHVLFVLVTLQLYLVCLGVVWHATNLGVLDTGFAKTLSVASCGMFLVFYALVRSGLTQSLPDPVLTLPHAVLSITMCVGAYTMMGDTRGDVLILIAQAIVISMFRLQPVQVLGLGLYTVAIFLAAVVGLSMYDVQQYPWQKGLTHFVVGGATLLTLSLIAKWVSDIRIRIGDQAKELSTTVTTLRQMATQDMLTGLMNRRVMIDALEAELKLMERQGHTVTLALIDLDHFKLINDQHGHHVGDEVLKTFARITEVNLREVDRMARWGGEEFLCLLPRVNAEETLSAMDRLRQALQQTRIPAHADLRVTFSAGIAQARSGETMDQWIERADRALYQAKHQGRNRCLICQEPMSGANSTTPMTTTMQGSPA; from the coding sequence ATGCAAACACCTGACTGGCTTGTGCCATTGAGCGACCTGATCCTGGGACGCCCACCCCGTGTGAGGCGGCACGTGCTGTTCGTGCTGGTCACCCTGCAGCTGTACCTGGTCTGCCTCGGGGTGGTGTGGCATGCCACCAACCTGGGGGTGCTGGACACCGGCTTTGCCAAGACCTTGAGCGTCGCCTCCTGTGGCATGTTCCTGGTGTTTTACGCCCTGGTTCGCAGTGGTCTGACGCAGTCCTTGCCTGACCCCGTGCTCACCTTGCCGCACGCGGTGCTGTCCATCACCATGTGCGTGGGCGCCTACACGATGATGGGTGACACCCGCGGCGATGTTCTGATCCTGATCGCGCAAGCCATCGTGATTTCCATGTTCAGGCTTCAACCCGTCCAGGTGCTGGGCCTGGGCTTGTACACCGTGGCCATCTTTTTGGCAGCCGTGGTGGGGCTGAGCATGTACGACGTGCAGCAATACCCCTGGCAAAAAGGCCTCACGCACTTTGTGGTGGGTGGCGCCACGCTGCTGACGCTGTCGCTCATCGCCAAGTGGGTCAGTGACATCCGCATTCGCATTGGTGATCAAGCCAAAGAGTTGTCGACCACCGTGACCACGCTGCGTCAGATGGCCACCCAGGACATGCTCACCGGACTCATGAACCGGCGCGTGATGATCGACGCCCTGGAGGCTGAATTGAAGCTCATGGAGCGTCAGGGCCACACCGTGACCCTGGCCCTGATTGACCTGGACCACTTCAAACTCATCAACGATCAACATGGCCACCACGTTGGCGATGAAGTGCTCAAGACATTTGCGCGGATCACCGAGGTGAACCTGCGCGAGGTTGACCGCATGGCGCGTTGGGGCGGCGAGGAGTTTTTATGTCTGCTGCCGCGCGTGAACGCTGAAGAAACCTTGTCGGCCATGGACCGCCTGAGACAGGCGCTTCAGCAGACGCGCATTCCTGCGCACGCCGACCTGCGTGTGACCTTCTCGGCGGGCATTGCCCAAGCGCGCTCAGGCGAAACCATGGACCAATGGATTGAGCGGGCAGATCGGGCCTTGTACCAAGCCAAACATCAGGGGCGGAACCGATGCTTGATCTGCCAGGAGCCCATGTCTGGGGCGAACTCGACGACGCCGATGACGACGACGATGCAGGGGAGCCCCGCATGA
- a CDS encoding GGDEF domain-containing protein — protein MLDLPGAHVWGELDDADDDDDAGEPRMSARRWQRNQSDPIVDAMGRLTTFVFGPDRATRARTAAILLCALMYVVCCSAAFQAADIGVMRAEAPLVLLWTTLPAYGVFYGLVRSGRSKRLKDPTLMMPQTIFALMAIAYAYTAVGPADRGIVLVLVALVMVFGMYTHTPRQSVIMGVAAMLVIGITMGVLAQWDPVYYPPVLELLRFELMMGTLPALIYSAYQISSWRNRVAEQRRALREALEQVEQLAIRDGLTGLHNRRHMQDRLEHCVKRFERYGEAFTVVLIDLDHFKRINDTHGHKVGDQVLQSFASAAQLVLRETDCLSRWGGEEFLFLLPATHAHKAGVAVERLRESLKTCTISLSVPDLRLTFSAGIAVHDVPMPLHRTLERADQALYAAKQGGRNRSELALPPQTDAITLVRAPG, from the coding sequence ATGCTTGATCTGCCAGGAGCCCATGTCTGGGGCGAACTCGACGACGCCGATGACGACGACGATGCAGGGGAGCCCCGCATGAGCGCCAGACGGTGGCAACGCAATCAGTCTGACCCCATCGTCGACGCCATGGGGCGCCTGACCACGTTCGTGTTCGGGCCAGACCGGGCCACCCGTGCGCGCACCGCAGCCATTCTCTTGTGCGCGCTGATGTATGTCGTGTGCTGCTCGGCCGCCTTCCAGGCCGCCGACATCGGGGTGATGCGTGCCGAGGCGCCCTTGGTGCTGCTGTGGACCACCCTGCCCGCCTACGGGGTTTTTTACGGCTTGGTGCGCAGTGGCCGAAGCAAGCGGCTGAAAGACCCCACGCTGATGATGCCCCAGACCATCTTCGCATTGATGGCCATCGCCTACGCCTACACAGCCGTCGGCCCTGCAGATCGAGGCATCGTGTTGGTGCTGGTGGCCCTGGTGATGGTGTTTGGCATGTACACCCACACACCACGCCAATCTGTGATCATGGGCGTGGCGGCCATGCTGGTGATCGGCATCACGATGGGCGTGCTGGCCCAATGGGATCCGGTGTACTACCCTCCGGTGCTGGAGCTGTTGAGGTTTGAGCTGATGATGGGCACCTTGCCGGCCTTGATCTACTCGGCCTATCAGATTTCTTCGTGGCGCAACCGGGTGGCCGAGCAGCGCCGCGCCCTGCGAGAAGCCCTGGAACAGGTCGAGCAGTTGGCCATCCGAGACGGATTGACCGGACTGCACAACCGACGCCACATGCAAGACCGGCTGGAACACTGCGTCAAGCGGTTCGAGCGCTATGGTGAGGCCTTCACCGTGGTGTTGATCGATCTGGACCACTTCAAGCGGATCAATGACACCCATGGGCACAAGGTGGGTGATCAGGTGCTCCAGTCGTTTGCTTCGGCGGCCCAACTGGTGTTGCGAGAGACCGACTGCCTGAGCCGCTGGGGTGGTGAAGAGTTCTTGTTCCTGTTGCCAGCCACCCACGCGCACAAAGCTGGCGTGGCGGTGGAGCGGCTGCGTGAATCCTTGAAAACCTGCACGATCAGCCTCAGCGTGCCTGACCTGCGCTTGACCTTTTCTGCCGGCATCGCCGTCCATGATGTGCCGATGCCCCTGCACCGCACACTGGAGCGGGCCGATCAGGCGCTGTATGCGGCCAAACAGGGCGGCAGAAACCGCAGCGAATTGGCCTTGCCCCCACAAACCGACGCCATCACCCTGGTTCGCGCCCCCGGATGA
- the dapC gene encoding succinyldiaminopimelate transaminase, whose protein sequence is MNPLLTRLQPYPFERLKKLLAGVQPNAAYPAISLGIGEPKHPTPVFIKQALTDALDGLASYPATAGDPALRKACAAWVQRRYGLTLDANTQILPVNGSREALFSLAQSVIDPHQHAEAGGPAVVSPNPFYQIYEGAALLAGARIVFANSDPARNFAADWSSIPESVWATTQLLFVCSPGNPTGAVMPLSEWQRLFDLSDRHGFVIASDECYSEIYFREGPDAAPLGGLQAAAQLGRHDFRNLIALTSLSKRSNVPGLRSGFVMGDAAILKDFLLYRTYHGSAMSPAVQQASIAAWNDEDHVVENRRLYREKFERVTPILSAVMNVGLPDAGFYLWAQVPENLGGGSDEWFARELLAQYNVTVLPGSYLAREAQGWNPGAGRVRMALVAGVDECIEAAERIRQFITERA, encoded by the coding sequence ATGAATCCACTGTTGACACGTCTGCAGCCGTACCCCTTCGAGCGGCTGAAAAAACTGCTGGCTGGCGTCCAGCCCAACGCTGCGTATCCGGCCATCAGCCTGGGCATCGGTGAACCCAAGCACCCCACGCCAGTGTTCATCAAACAAGCGCTGACCGACGCGCTGGACGGTCTGGCCAGTTACCCCGCCACGGCCGGTGACCCCGCTTTGCGCAAAGCCTGCGCAGCCTGGGTGCAGCGCCGTTACGGCCTGACGCTGGATGCCAACACCCAGATCCTGCCGGTCAACGGCTCGCGAGAGGCCTTGTTTTCGCTGGCGCAGTCGGTCATCGACCCCCACCAGCATGCCGAGGCGGGAGGACCCGCCGTGGTCAGCCCCAATCCCTTTTATCAGATCTACGAGGGTGCTGCCCTGCTGGCGGGCGCGCGCATCGTGTTCGCCAACTCCGACCCGGCGCGCAACTTTGCCGCTGATTGGTCCAGCATCCCCGAATCGGTGTGGGCCACCACCCAACTGCTGTTTGTGTGCTCGCCTGGCAACCCCACGGGTGCCGTGATGCCCCTGAGCGAATGGCAGCGACTGTTCGACTTGAGCGACCGCCATGGCTTCGTCATCGCGTCGGACGAGTGCTACAGCGAGATTTACTTCCGCGAGGGGCCCGACGCCGCCCCCCTGGGCGGCCTGCAAGCTGCGGCACAACTGGGTCGGCATGATTTCCGAAACCTGATCGCGCTGACCAGCCTGTCCAAGCGGTCCAACGTGCCCGGCCTGCGCTCGGGCTTCGTGATGGGCGATGCCGCCATCCTCAAGGACTTTTTGCTCTACCGCACCTATCACGGCAGCGCCATGAGCCCGGCCGTGCAACAGGCCAGCATCGCGGCCTGGAACGACGAAGACCACGTGGTCGAAAACCGCCGCTTGTACCGCGAGAAGTTCGAACGCGTCACGCCCATCCTGTCTGCTGTGATGAACGTTGGTTTGCCCGACGCAGGCTTTTACCTCTGGGCCCAGGTGCCGGAAAACTTGGGTGGAGGCAGCGACGAATGGTTCGCCCGCGAGTTGTTGGCTCAATACAATGTCACTGTCTTGCCCGGCAGTTACCTCGCCCGAGAGGCGCAGGGGTGGAACCCGGGTGCTGGTCGCGTCCGCATGGCCCTGGTGGCTGGCGTGGACGAATGCATTGAGGCTGCCGAACGCATCCGCCAGTTCATCACCGAGCGTGCGTGA
- the dapD gene encoding 2,3,4,5-tetrahydropyridine-2,6-dicarboxylate N-succinyltransferase, translated as MTQALQTIIDNAWEQRTSLSAASAPAEVRDAVNHIIDALDTGKLRVAEKINGQWETHQWVKKAVLLSFRLNDNVPMGDGPLQFYDKVPTKYAGMSAAQLADTGVRVVPPAVARRGSFQARNVILMPSYVNIGAYVDEGTMVDTWATVGSCAQIGKNVHLSGGVGIGGVLEPLQANPTIIEDNCFIGARSEVVEGVIVEENSVISMGVYIGQSTKIYDRATGEVSYGRIPAGSVVVSGNLPSADGKYSLYCAVIVKRVDAQTRSKTSINDLLRGA; from the coding sequence ATGACCCAAGCTCTGCAAACCATCATCGACAACGCCTGGGAACAGCGCACCAGCCTGTCTGCCGCCAGTGCCCCCGCCGAAGTGCGTGACGCCGTCAACCACATCATCGATGCGCTGGACACGGGCAAGCTGCGCGTGGCCGAGAAGATCAACGGCCAGTGGGAAACCCACCAGTGGGTCAAGAAGGCCGTGCTGCTGAGCTTTCGCCTCAACGACAACGTGCCCATGGGTGACGGCCCTCTGCAGTTCTACGACAAGGTGCCCACCAAGTACGCCGGCATGAGCGCCGCTCAACTGGCAGACACCGGGGTGCGCGTGGTGCCGCCGGCCGTGGCGCGCCGCGGTTCGTTCCAGGCCCGCAATGTGATCCTGATGCCTTCTTATGTGAACATTGGCGCCTACGTGGACGAAGGCACCATGGTCGACACCTGGGCCACCGTGGGTTCGTGCGCCCAGATCGGCAAGAATGTTCACCTCTCGGGTGGTGTGGGCATCGGCGGCGTGCTGGAACCCCTGCAGGCCAACCCCACCATCATCGAAGACAACTGCTTCATTGGTGCGCGCTCCGAGGTCGTGGAAGGCGTGATCGTCGAAGAAAACTCGGTCATCTCCATGGGCGTGTACATCGGCCAGTCCACCAAGATCTATGACCGCGCCACGGGCGAGGTGTCGTATGGCCGCATCCCGGCAGGGTCGGTGGTGGTGTCGGGCAACCTGCCCTCGGCCGATGGCAAGTACTCGCTGTACTGCGCCGTGATCGTCAAGCGCGTGGATGCCCAGACGCGCTCCAAGACCAGCATCAACGACCTGCTGCGCGGCGCCTGA
- a CDS encoding PilT/PilU family type 4a pilus ATPase: protein MSGGGNLERILRLMAEKKASDVFLSARTPILIKISGQILALTDQPLTPSQPRQLLSEMVTPTQMEELDDTGELNLGITIPGTGIYRLSAFKQRGSVAAVFRYIPSDIPPLETLNVPPVLSDLILQKRGLILVVGATGAGKSTTLAAMLEHRNQRMTGHILTIEDPLEFLFSNKKSIVNQREVGRDTQSLQVGLKNALRQAPDCILIGEIRDRETMTAALSYALSGHLVLSTLHANNSYHALGRILSFYTPEARPALLSDLASGLKAIVSQRLLKSVTGGRIPAVEVLLNTQLVSELIEKGDFNGIKEAMEKSLAEGSQTYEADIARLITEGLVSRDEGLVNADSPTNLMWRMQNDSGTRSKLLAKTEEVEDGPSFTDITLDVNPQDQGGFGR from the coding sequence ATGAGCGGTGGCGGTAACCTGGAGCGCATCCTGCGCCTCATGGCCGAGAAAAAGGCCTCGGACGTGTTCCTCTCGGCGCGCACGCCCATCCTCATCAAGATCAGCGGGCAGATCCTGGCCCTGACCGATCAGCCGCTGACGCCCTCACAACCGCGTCAGTTGCTGTCGGAGATGGTCACCCCCACGCAGATGGAAGAGCTGGACGACACCGGCGAACTCAATCTGGGCATCACCATCCCTGGCACGGGCATTTACCGTCTCAGCGCCTTCAAGCAACGCGGCTCGGTGGCTGCGGTGTTTCGGTACATCCCGTCTGACATCCCTCCGCTGGAGACGCTCAATGTGCCCCCGGTCCTGAGCGACCTGATTCTTCAAAAGCGGGGACTGATCCTGGTGGTGGGTGCCACCGGCGCCGGTAAAAGCACCACCCTGGCGGCGATGCTGGAGCACCGCAACCAGCGCATGACGGGCCACATCCTCACCATCGAGGACCCGCTGGAATTCCTGTTCTCCAACAAGAAGTCCATCGTCAACCAGCGTGAGGTGGGGCGCGATACGCAAAGCCTCCAAGTGGGCCTGAAAAACGCGCTGCGCCAGGCCCCCGACTGCATTCTGATTGGCGAAATCCGCGACCGCGAGACGATGACGGCCGCCCTGTCGTACGCCTTGTCGGGACACCTGGTGCTGTCCACGCTGCACGCCAACAACAGCTACCACGCGCTGGGTCGGATCCTGTCGTTCTACACCCCTGAAGCCCGTCCGGCATTGCTGAGCGATCTGGCCTCCGGACTGAAGGCCATCGTGTCTCAACGCCTGCTCAAGTCCGTCACCGGAGGCCGAATCCCGGCCGTGGAAGTGCTGCTCAACACCCAACTGGTGTCCGAGTTGATTGAAAAGGGCGACTTCAACGGCATCAAGGAAGCCATGGAGAAGTCCCTGGCCGAAGGCTCTCAAACTTACGAGGCCGACATCGCCCGCCTGATCACCGAAGGCTTGGTGTCGCGCGACGAAGGCCTGGTCAACGCCGACTCGCCCACGAACCTGATGTGGCGCATGCAAAACGACAGTGGCACCCGATCCAAGCTGCTCGCCAAGACGGAGGAGGTTGAAGATGGCCCCTCATTCACCGACATCACGCTGGATGTGAACCCACAAGACCAAGGTGGCTTTGGCCGCTGA
- the dapE gene encoding succinyl-diaminopimelate desuccinylase — MTDTLRLTEALMAQSSVTPADAGCQAMLIDRLKPLGFECHTLVFGPSTAPVTNLWAIKRGRDAAAPVLAFAGHTDVVPTGPLDQWTSPPFVPTHRDGLLYGRGAADMKTSLAAMVVATEAFVARHPDHAGSIAYLITSDEEGPSVDGTVKVCEWLQQQGQRLDACIVGEPTSVKQVGDMIKNGRRGSLSGKLRVKGVQGHIAYPHLAQNPIHLLAPALAELVTITWDQGNDHFPPTTWQCSNIHAGTGANNVIPGEVVVDFNFRFSTESTPESLQQRLEGVLRQHGLDFHIDWTLGGRPFLTRKGPLVDAISAAIQQVTGVTTELSTTGGTSDGRFIAQICPQVVEFGPVNASIHKIDEHVRVADIEPLKDIYLGTLERLLA; from the coding sequence ATGACCGACACCTTGCGCCTCACAGAGGCTTTGATGGCCCAGTCGTCTGTCACGCCCGCAGACGCGGGTTGTCAGGCCATGCTGATTGATCGACTCAAACCCCTGGGCTTTGAATGCCACACGCTGGTCTTTGGGCCCTCCACGGCACCAGTGACCAACCTGTGGGCCATCAAGCGCGGCCGCGACGCCGCAGCACCGGTGCTGGCCTTCGCTGGCCACACCGACGTCGTGCCCACCGGCCCGCTCGATCAATGGACCTCTCCGCCCTTCGTGCCTACCCACCGCGATGGCCTGCTCTATGGGCGCGGCGCCGCCGACATGAAAACCTCGCTGGCGGCCATGGTCGTGGCCACCGAGGCCTTTGTGGCCCGCCATCCCGATCACGCCGGCAGCATCGCCTATCTCATCACCAGCGACGAAGAAGGTCCGTCTGTTGACGGCACCGTCAAGGTGTGCGAGTGGTTGCAGCAGCAAGGCCAGCGCCTGGACGCCTGCATCGTGGGCGAGCCCACCTCGGTCAAACAAGTGGGCGACATGATCAAGAACGGCCGGCGCGGCTCGTTATCAGGCAAGTTGCGTGTCAAGGGCGTGCAGGGCCACATCGCCTACCCGCACCTGGCCCAAAACCCCATCCACCTGCTCGCGCCCGCCTTGGCAGAGCTGGTCACCATCACCTGGGACCAGGGCAACGACCACTTCCCACCCACCACCTGGCAGTGCTCCAACATCCACGCGGGCACGGGCGCCAACAACGTCATCCCGGGTGAGGTGGTGGTCGACTTCAACTTCCGCTTCTCGACCGAGTCCACGCCCGAATCGCTGCAGCAGCGGCTTGAAGGCGTGCTGCGCCAGCATGGCCTGGACTTCCACATCGACTGGACGCTGGGCGGCCGCCCTTTCCTGACCCGCAAGGGCCCGCTGGTCGACGCCATTTCGGCGGCCATTCAGCAGGTCACGGGTGTCACCACCGAGTTGTCCACCACGGGCGGCACGTCCGACGGGCGATTCATCGCCCAGATCTGCCCGCAGGTGGTCGAGTTCGGCCCGGTGAACGCCAGCATCCACAAGATCGACGAGCACGTGCGTGTCGCCGACATCGAGCCCCTGAAAGACATCTACCTCGGCACCCTGGAAAGGCTGCTGGCGTGA
- the prmB gene encoding 50S ribosomal protein L3 N(5)-glutamine methyltransferase — protein MTLIELIEQAAARLDAAQVGYGHGTTNAFDEAAWLVMWRLGLPIDALDEHEQRAVSTGELEQAQALIDERIASRKPAAYLTQQAWLQGVPFYVDERAIVPRSFIAEVLADGSIDAWLGEHTRRVLDLCTGNGSLAVLAAMAYPDVIVDGADLSPDALAVARINVDQHGLQDRITLLQSDGLSSVNGPYDLILCNPPYVNADSMSKLPAEYRAEPEMALASGDDGMDFTRALFASLRAHPDRYMSEDAVLVLEIGNERPNFERAFPDLAVIWLPTSAGDDPLLLITRDALLLAD, from the coding sequence GTGACCCTCATCGAACTGATCGAGCAGGCCGCAGCGCGCCTGGATGCCGCACAGGTCGGCTACGGCCACGGCACCACCAATGCCTTTGATGAAGCCGCCTGGCTGGTGATGTGGCGCCTGGGCCTGCCCATTGATGCCCTCGACGAACACGAGCAACGTGCTGTCAGCACCGGCGAGCTGGAGCAGGCCCAAGCCCTGATCGACGAACGCATCGCCAGCCGCAAGCCCGCGGCCTACCTCACCCAGCAGGCCTGGCTGCAAGGCGTGCCCTTCTACGTGGACGAGCGTGCCATCGTGCCGCGCTCCTTCATCGCCGAGGTGCTGGCCGATGGCAGCATCGACGCCTGGCTTGGCGAGCACACCCGCCGCGTGCTCGATTTGTGCACGGGCAATGGCAGCCTGGCCGTGCTCGCGGCCATGGCCTACCCTGATGTCATCGTTGATGGCGCAGACCTCAGCCCCGACGCGCTGGCCGTGGCCCGCATCAACGTCGATCAGCACGGCCTGCAAGACCGCATCACCCTGCTTCAAAGCGATGGGCTGAGCAGCGTCAACGGCCCTTACGACCTGATCTTGTGCAACCCGCCCTACGTCAATGCCGACTCGATGTCGAAGCTGCCAGCCGAGTACCGCGCCGAGCCCGAGATGGCCCTGGCGTCGGGCGATGACGGCATGGACTTCACGCGCGCCCTGTTCGCCTCGCTGCGCGCGCATCCCGATCGCTACATGAGCGAAGACGCCGTGCTGGTGCTGGAGATCGGCAACGAGCGCCCGAACTTCGAGCGCGCCTTCCCCGATCTGGCCGTGATCTGGCTCCCCACGTCAGCGGGCGATGACCCATTGCTGCTCATCACCCGCGACGCCTTGCTGCTGGCAGATTGA